From Pelmatolapia mariae isolate MD_Pm_ZW linkage group LG22, Pm_UMD_F_2, whole genome shotgun sequence, a single genomic window includes:
- the LOC134619735 gene encoding zinc fingers and homeoboxes protein 2-like, whose protein sequence is MSSRRKSSTPCMVRVVSDLPDEQDDPEEVMDMEILASKDVRENEPPESAKKSQNLMKDNGDNPDRKAFPKHLDKEQQSGCEDHPPVIEDVEARGGKDKEAPESDPVSQKKQGRGYECKYCPFSTQNLNDFKEHVDSSHPNVILNPLYLCAVCNFNTKKFDSLTEHNESQHPGETNFKFKRIKMNNQTILEQTIEGKDNSAECDVTNEKGESHSSSVFPPCISTTVKSPGSVHTLFGGSELKSQLDGLIQKDQITAVNINGTVIIPEPTIVQGLSHVTPMLKRPPNFNSVPKIAVPLNTTKYNPSLDDNLTLIASFNKFPYPTHAELSWLTAASKHPEEQIKVWFTTQRLKQGITWSPEEVEEARKKMFNGSIPPAHHTFTVLPTSPVSQPSAKASQQPIVHTTVEHLGHVRTTAPNGLTVVTTTNSPAGSSHSLKRPLPTQLSTVFGPESKRPIMAVAPHSGDPKDKVLMAPPPPPPPPKGRLPMAPPLVPMEMKRPVAVPLVTTEMKRSSAAVPLMPPPPSSSPSSLSSKGKILSASGNPKTKPVVSLPSIVFPESLTRPMIAPPPISVPPFRNSLLIPRAVPVPSKEKHPSSHNLAASDLNLPNSPPLITSQVRRPTIIQSIRAPAKAPSQISAFSLDGKKLKEQQGVELKASYPRGDKVVSPLPEANGTSRMDGKWPYDQTSPGHNNGIIHLDGGDIPAVPKPDFQHKSSVLTQFPLLERMKGKTAKQLKILEENFLRNSFPTHSDVDNLSAITRLSHQEIDSWFAERRALRDNLEQALLNSMGTKRMGGNGIGAITEKQLHQHQALQLNGIHKPSTGVGLLKSPPPTSHPLSMIAPGTIAPSVPNPNSCSVPPDRRSLALLKDDFAQTRWPSPEEFSQLEGRTGLARGELARWFTDSRLQSGSMDLAELFHNNGVNGGQGLPMCSPENVPPSIIQRCQEGAVTNNNSKVLEVEMGWLMDQRTNSLNNQQHDELQDQFAGRLRQQSVAELKNGGQNGGVLGGVREVFGTWLEGSRRGRELLVDREKKMAEDASGRLTG, encoded by the exons ATGTCCAGTCGTAGAAAGTCCTCCACCCCCTGCATGGTCCGGGTCGTCAGCGACCTGCCTGATGAACAAGATGACCCGGAGGAGGTGATGGACATGGAAATATTGGCAAGCAAAGATGTGAGAGAAAATGAACCACCTGAATCTGCGAAAAAGAGTCAAAACCTCATGAAGGATAATGGAGATAATCCAGACCGGAAGGCATTTCCAAAACACTTAGACAAAGAGCAGCAGTCTGGATGTGAAGATCACCCCCCTGTCATCGAAGATGTAGAAGCCAGAGGGGGGAAGGACAAAGAAGCGCCAGAATCAGACCCGGTGTCCCAGAAGAAGCAGGGAAGAGGTTACGAGTGCAAATACTGCCCGTTTTCGACGCAGAacctgaatgacttcaaagagcACGTGGACTCGAGCCATCCTAACGTCATTCTAAATCCACTGTACCTCTGTGCTGTCTGCAACTTCAACACCAAGAAGTTTGACTCGCTCACAGAGCACAACGAGAGCCAGCACCCAGGTGAGACGAACTTCAAGTTCAAGAGGATAAAAATGAACAATCAGACTATCTTAGAGCAGACAATCGAAGGCAAGGACAATTCAGCTGAATGCGACGTGACAAATGAAAAAGGTGAAAGCCACAGTAGCTCTGTGTTTCCACCTTGCATATCTACCACAGTGAAATCTCCGGGTAGTGTGCACACGCTCTTTGGAGGGAGCGAACTGAAAAGCCAGCTGGACGGTTTGATCCAGAAGGaccaaatcacagcagtgaACATCAACGGAACAGTCATCATCCCTGAACCCACCATCGTCCAAGGGCTCTCCCATGTCACCCCAATGCTTAAGCGTCCACCCAACTTTAACTCTGTACCAAAAATAGCCGTTCCCTTGAACACCACCAAATATAACCCTTCTTTAGACGACAACCTGACGCTGATCGCCTCCTTTAATAAATTTCCATACCCAACGCATGCTGAGCTGTCATGGCTTACAGCTGCCTCCAAGCACCCGGAGGAACAGATCAAAGTCTGGTTCACTACCCAGCGGCTGAAGCAAGGTATCACTTGGTCCCCGGAAGAGGTGGAGGAAGCCAGGAAGAAAATGTTTAATGGCTCCATCCCTCCTGCTCATCACACGTTCACCGTCTTGCCTACAAGCCCCGTCTCTCAGCCGTCTGCCAAAGCCTCACAGCAGCCCATCGTCCACACGACAGTCGAGCATCTCGGTCACGTCCGGACGACTGCGCCCAATGGGCTAACTGTAGTCACCACCACAAACTCCCCGGCAGGCTCTAGCCACTCCCTTAAGCGACCCCTGCCGACACAGCTGTCAACAGTGTTTGGGCCAGAGTCCAAGCGACCCATCATGGCAGTGGCGCCCCACTCTGGTGACCCTAAAGACAAGGTCCTAATGGCTCCTCCcccaccacctcctcccccaAAAGGCCGCCTCCCAATGGCTCCACCTCTTGTTCCCATGGAGATGAAAAGACCTGTAGCAGTTCCTCTGGTTACCACAGAGATGAAGAGGTCATCCGCTGCTGTGCCTTTAATGCCACCGCCTCCATCGTCGTCACCATCATCTTTGTCTTCCAAAGGGAAGATTCTCTCGGCGTCAGGAAATCCCAAAACAAAGCCGGTGGTGTCTCTGCCCTCCATAGTCTTTCCAGAGTCGTTAACAAGGCCAATGATTGCCCCCCCACCGATCTCTGTCCCTCCGTTCAGAAACAGTTTACTTATTCCCCGTGCCGTGCCCGTCCCTTCCAAAGAAAAACACCCCAGTTCTCACAATTTGGCAGCTTCTGATTTAAATCTGCCGAACTCCCCTCCGCTCATTACTTCACAGGTAAGGAGGCCGACAATTATCCAGTCCATCCGTGCTCCGGCTAAAGCCCCATCCCAGATTTCAGCGTTCTCCTTGGATGGCAAGAAATTAAAAGAGCAGCAAGGAGTGGAGCTGAAAGCCAGCTACCCCAGAGGAGACAAGGTAGTCAGTCCTCTGCCAGAGGCCAATGGAACGTCTCGAATGGACGGCAAATGGCCCTACGATCAGACCTCTCCTGGTCACAATAATGGAATCATACATTTGGACGGTGGGGACATCCCAGCAGTACCAAAACCAGATTTTCAACATAAGTCCTCGGTGCTGACCCAGTTCCCCTTGCTGGAGAGGATGAAAGGAAAAACGGCAAAACAACTGAAGATCTTGGAGGAGAACTTCTTGCGGAACAGCTTTCCCACACACAGCGACGTGGATAATCTGTCGGCCATAACCCGCCTGTCTCATCAGGAAATCGACAGCTGGTTTGCAGAGCGCCGCGCGCTTCGTGACAACCTGGAGCAAGCCCTTCTGAACTCCATGGGCACTAAAAGGATGGGCGGCAATGGCATTGGTGCCATCACTGAGAAACAGCTACATCAGCACCAAGCACTGCAACTGAATGGGATTCACAAACCAAGCACCGGTGTAGGCCTCCTTAAAAGCCCCCCACCAACTTCACACCCCCTGTCCATGATTGCTCCTGGCACCATTGCACCTTCCGTCCCCAATCCGAATTCCTGCTCAGTGCCTCCAGACCGCCGATCCCTGGCGCTCCTCAAGGACGATTTTGCTCAAACGCGGTGGCCTTCCCCTGAGGAGTTCAGCCAGCTGGAGGGTCGGACAGGACTGGCTCGCGGAGAACTGGCCCGCTGGTTCACCGATAGCCGGCTGCAGAGCGGCAGCATGGACTTGGCAGAACTTTTTCACAACAATGGCGTGAATGGAGGACAGGGGCTGCCTATGTGTTCCCCTGAAAACGTTCCACCCAGCATCATCCAGCGCTGTCAGGAAGGAGCcgtaacaaacaacaacagtaaggTGCTGGAGGTTGAGATGGGCTGGCTGATGGACCAGCGCACCAACAGCCTCAACAATCAACAGCACGACGAGCTCCAAGACCAGTTTGCTGGCAG ACTGAGGCAGCAGAGCGTGGCGGAGCTGAAGAACGGGGGACAGAACGGGGGCGTCCTCGGAGGAGTGCGGGAGGTGTTCGGGACCTGGCTGGAGGGCTCGAGGCGAGGGCGGGAGCTGCTCGTGGACAGAGAGAAGAAGATGGCGGAGGACGCGTCTGGGAGGCTGACCGGATAA